The Candidatus Methylacidiphilales bacterium DNA segment ATACGATCTGGAATCAGATTAGACGACATTCAATTTAATGAACTGCTACGCACAATTGCAAAAGAAAATAATTCTACTTTAGATGAGTTAAAAAATAAAATTGAATCAAAAGGCATTTCATGGGATGATTACCAAAACAATATGCGAAAACAACTAGTAATTCAGCAAGCCTATCGGTATTTAGTTGCAGAACAAATAGAGATCAGCAATGAAGAAATCAAAAACTACTTACAAGAGTATGACAAATTTCAAAATAACACAAAAGAATATCAAGTTCAGGAATTATATATTAGTTTTGGAGGTAAGAACGATCTTGAAACTATCAATCAAACTAAACAAAAAATACAATCCATTAGGGATTCAATAACTCAAGGTAAAGATTTTGACACTGTGAGTAGTCATTATTTAAAATCTTCCTCACCACAAACTAACCCGACAACTGCGCGATGGAAAAAAGCAAATGAACTTCCTATTATTTTTTTAAATGCCCTTGTTACAATGAAAGCCGGTGAGGTAAGTAGTCCGATCAGGGGGGATTATGGTTATTTTTTAATTCGCTTAAGCGCGATTAGAGAATCAGAAGAACTCAGTGCTTTTGAAACTCAATATCATATCAGATCAATAACTATTCTCAAAGACCAAGCGCGCACTTCAGAAACATTACAGACATTTAG contains these protein-coding regions:
- a CDS encoding peptidylprolyl isomerase, producing MRIYLLLIFILSFLTTTYSFSAPKILDAIIAVINDDILTVSDYKTKYQQLMLENPALISLPSKERKKKVIDELVLEHIQFQTAIRSGIRLDDIQFNELLRTIAKENNSTLDELKNKIESKGISWDDYQNNMRKQLVIQQAYRYLVAEQIEISNEEIKNYLQEYDKFQNNTKEYQVQELYISFGGKNDLETINQTKQKIQSIRDSITQGKDFDTVSSHYLKSSSPQTNPTTARWKKANELPIIFLNALVTMKAGEVSSPIRGDYGYFLIRLSAIRESEELSAFETQYHIRSITILKDQARTSETLQTFSNNIKKRLDAGEDFAALAIQYSKDSNSAGNGGDLGWISLPMLPAELADAVRKAPPNSYLGPIKTTYGFHIIQVLETKQVSKGDLYREATARDNLIKLRLSDEVERWQRSLLTSAVIELKQFDDQ